Part of the Catenulispora sp. GP43 genome, TCCTGGCGGTCGCGGCGATCGGCGCGCGGTCGGTGGCGCTGGCCGGGTTCGGCCTGGACTCCCTGATCGAGATCGGTGCTTCCAGCGTGGTGATCTGGGAGTTGTCCGGCACCGGCGAGGATCGGCAGCGGCGCGCGCTGCGGCTGATCGGCGTGGGGTTCGCCGCCTTGGCCGGCTATCTGTTCGTCCAGTCCGTCTGGGTGTTGGTCGTGGGGTTCCACCCGCATCACTCGGTGCTGGGGATCGTCTGGACCGCGATCACTGCCGCTTTCATGGTCGGTCTCGCGTTGGGCAAGGCGCGTACCGGCGCCGCTTTGGACAACCCGGTGTTGAAGACCGAGGGCCGGGTCACCCTGATCGACGGCTTGCTGGCCGCGGCGGTCATGCTCGGGCTGGTGCTCAACGCGGCGCTGGGTTGGTGGTGGGCCGATCCGGTGGCCGGGTTCGTGCTTGTCTACTACGCGGTGCGCGAGGTGAGGGAAATCTTCTTCGGCGCGCACTGAGCGCTCGTGGACGTTCCCGCCCGCGGCGCGCGCCGGTAGTGACGGTCACCACCTTGACACATACTGAATCCAGCGATGGAACAGCCCCCCGACCGCACCGTGCACTGGCAGCCGGACTTCCCGGTGAACGCCCGGCTGACCCTGGCGAGCCTGCGCCACGGGGCGCACGACCCAGCCCACCGCGTCGAGCCCGACGGCACGCTGTGGCGCGCCGCGCTGACCGCCACCGGCCCGGTCACCTACCGCATCCGCCAGCAACGACTGGACGATCTGCTCATCCAGGCCTGGGGGCCGGGCGCGGCCGAACTCGCCGAGTCCGTCCGCGACGAACTCGGTGCCGGCGACCGTCCCGAGGAGTTCGAGCCGGCGCATCCGCTGCTGCGGGAGGCGCAGCGGCGCCTGGTCGGGCTGCGGGTCCCGGCCACGCGGCGGGTGTTCGAAGCCGTCGTGCCGGCTGTGCTCGAGCAGCGGGTCGTCGGGCTGGACGCCGTCGCAGGGTGGACCCGGCTGGTCCGCATCCACGGCAGCCCCGCGCCCGCGCCCGGTCCGGCGCCGGCCGGGATGATCGTTCCCCCGCCACCGGCGGTGTGGCAGCGGATCCCCAGTTGGGACTGGCGGCAGGCGGGCATCGACCTGCAGCGCTCGCGCACCGTCACCCTCGCCGCGCGGCACGCGGCGCGCCTGGACCGGGCCGCCGCCGACCCCGCGGCGGCCTACCGCCTGCTGGCCGCGCTGCCCGGCATCGGGGCCTGGACCGCCGCCCAAGTCGGGCACCGCGCTCTCGGCGACGCCGACGCCCTGCCCGTCGGCGACTACCACCT contains:
- a CDS encoding cation transporter, which encodes MTETSAEAPRSALLRRGFLLEYATLVWNVIGIVVLAVAAIGARSVALAGFGLDSLIEIGASSVVIWELSGTGEDRQRRALRLIGVGFAALAGYLFVQSVWVLVVGFHPHHSVLGIVWTAITAAFMVGLALGKARTGAALDNPVLKTEGRVTLIDGLLAAAVMLGLVLNAALGWWWADPVAGFVLVYYAVREVREIFFGAH
- a CDS encoding DNA-3-methyladenine glycosylase; its protein translation is MEQPPDRTVHWQPDFPVNARLTLASLRHGAHDPAHRVEPDGTLWRAALTATGPVTYRIRQQRLDDLLIQAWGPGAAELAESVRDELGAGDRPEEFEPAHPLLREAQRRLVGLRVPATRRVFEAVVPAVLEQRVVGLDAVAGWTRLVRIHGSPAPAPGPAPAGMIVPPPPAVWQRIPSWDWRQAGIDLQRSRTVTLAARHAARLDRAAADPAAAYRLLAALPGIGAWTAAQVGHRALGDADALPVGDYHLGRMTGVALLGRPLADDEVEDYYEQWRPHRYRVVRLLELTPGAAPRRAPRAPRNRPLR